One Amaranthus tricolor cultivar Red isolate AtriRed21 chromosome 10, ASM2621246v1, whole genome shotgun sequence genomic window carries:
- the LOC130825144 gene encoding protein phosphatase 2C 70-like isoform X4, which yields MAESIVVVFIMLLLVLFLILLACKPWRFFSRSYLSLSIKDDDLERPLAQEKSDQLLNSSHEPSSNSFLESSQMQTEGRFTSHGAQSLKYKHKLPPRIPHLTQDIGDMGEDLLVGQTLKRPLSTSHIFEEQKHTLKKGPYRESRSRPDEVEVHRIFGDILDQGTCLSLEVIKGPACGLQCSLLSSDISKLPLTLGRVPPSNLLLKDSEVSGKHAMINWNSDKMKWELVDMGSLNGTLLNAKAIHHPDFGSRTWGEPEELLSGDIITLGTTSQIRVQITSLTESEVSFGVGIASDPMSTRRGGKKLPMEDVCYYRCPLPGIEQFGLFGICDGHGGAVAAQSVSKILPENVSTILLDSLRRERVLSRQDASDVLREAFYQTEACLNHYYEGCTATLLLIWGDGYDSFFAQCANVGDSACVMNVNGKQINMTEDHRISSYSEKQRVKEMGYPLKDEDTRLCGLNLGRMLGDKFLKEQDARFSSEPYISQVVRIGQPSGAFAILASDGLWDVISAKKASQLVLEAKETYSADRKDSAQKIAEFLLDKAKKSLTKDNTSIVYVDCDIALRTLCKYDS from the exons ATGGCGGAATCCATTGTCGTCGTCTTCATTATGCTTCTTCTGGTTCTCTTTCTAATCCTTCTTGCTTGTAAACCATGGCGATTCTTTTCTCGCTCTTATCTTTCTCTCTCCATCAAG GATGATGACTTAGAGAGGCCTTTGGCGCAAGAAAAATCTGATCAGCTTCTAAACTCAAGCCATGAACCATCGAGTAATAGCTTTTTAGAGAGTTCTCAGATGCAAACTGAAGGGAGATTTACTTCACATGGAGCACAAAGTCTAAAGTACAAACACAAGCTACCCCCTCGTATACCTCACTTGACTCAAG ATATAGGTGATATGGGAGAAGACCTTTTAGTTGGTCAAACCTTAAAGCGTCCGTTGTCGACAAGCCATATTTTTGAAGAGCAGAAACACACTTTAAAGAAAGGCCCTTATAGGGAATCAAGATCTAGGCCAGATGAGGTAGAAGTTCATAGAATTTTTGGAGATATTTTAGATCAAG GAACTTGCCTCTCCCTTGAAGTTATCAAAGGCCCAGCATGCGGGCTTCAGTGTTCATTGTTGTCTAGTGATATTTCTAAGCTTCCATTGACTCTTGGAAGGGTACCACCTAGTAACTTGTTACTGAAGGATTCAGAGGTTTCAGGAAAGCATGCTATGATAAATTGGAATTCCGAT AAAATGAAATGGGAACTGGTGGACATGGGTAGTCTTAATGGAACTCTTCTAAATGCAAAGGCCATACATCATCCTGATTTTGGAAGCAGAACTTGGGGTGAACCAGAGGAGCTTCTTAGTGGTGATATAATCACTCTTGGCACCACTTCTCAGATAAGA GTGCAAATTACGTCTCTGACTGAATCAGAGGTTTCATTTGGAGTTGGCATTGCGTCAGATCCCATGTCTACACGTCGTGGGGGAAAAAAGCTTCCCATGGAAGATGTCTGCTATTACAGATGTCCGCTTCCTGGGATAGAGCAG TTTGGACTTTTTGGTATTTGTGATGGACATGGTGGAGCAGTTGCAGCTCAGTCTGTGAGCAA AATTCTTCCGGAGAACGTATCAACTATTTTATTGGATTCCTTAAGAAGGGAAAGGGTTTTATCTCGGCAAGATGCATCTGATGTCCTTAGGGAAGCATTTTACCAAACTGAAGCATGTTTAAATCACTATTACGAG GGTTGTACTGCAACACTGCTTCTAATTTGGGGCGATGGTTATGACAGTTTCTTTGCTCAATGTGCCAATGTTGGAGACTCAGCTTGTGTTATGAA CGTTAATGGGAAACAGATTAATATGACAGAAGACCATAGGATTTCTAGCTATTCTGAGAAGCAACGTGTCAAGGAAATGGGATACCCATTAAAGGATGAGGACACTCGCCTGTGTG GTCTAAATCTCGGGAGGATGCTTGGTGACAAGTTTCTGAAGGAGCAGGATGCACGGTTTAGTTCAGAGCCCTATATAAGCCAAGTTGTCCGTATTGGTCAACCAAGTGGAGCCTTTGCAATATTGGCGAG TGACGGTTTGTGGGACGTCATCAGTGCAAAGAAGGCAAGTCAGCTCGTTCTCGAG GCAAAGGAGACATACTCTGCAGATAGGAAGGATTCTGCGCAGAAGATAGCGGAGTTCTTGTTAGACAAGGCTAAGAAATCGCTTACAAAAGATAACACCTCCATAGTTTATGTAGATTGTGACATTGCTTTGAGAACCTTGTGTAAATATGATTCTTGA
- the LOC130825144 gene encoding protein phosphatase 2C 70-like isoform X1, which yields MAESIVVVFIMLLLVLFLILLACKPWRFFSRSYLSLSIKDDDLERPLAQEKSDQLLNSSHEPSSNSFLESSQMQTEGRFTSHGAQSLKYKHKLPPRIPHLTQDDSLTIDIGDMGEDLLVGQTLKRPLSTSHIFEEQKHTLKKGPYRESRSRPDEVEVHRIFGDILDQGAGTCLSLEVIKGPACGLQCSLLSSDISKLPLTLGRVPPSNLLLKDSEVSGKHAMINWNSDKMKWELVDMGSLNGTLLNAKAIHHPDFGSRTWGEPEELLSGDIITLGTTSQIRVQITSLTESEVSFGVGIASDPMSTRRGGKKLPMEDVCYYRCPLPGIEQFGLFGICDGHGGAVAAQSVSKILPENVSTILLDSLRRERVLSRQDASDVLREAFYQTEACLNHYYEGCTATLLLIWGDGYDSFFAQCANVGDSACVMNVNGKQINMTEDHRISSYSEKQRVKEMGYPLKDEDTRLCGLNLGRMLGDKFLKEQDARFSSEPYISQVVRIGQPSGAFAILASDGLWDVISAKKASQLVLEAKETYSADRKDSAQKIAEFLLDKAKKSLTKDNTSIVYVDCDIALRTLCKYDS from the exons ATGGCGGAATCCATTGTCGTCGTCTTCATTATGCTTCTTCTGGTTCTCTTTCTAATCCTTCTTGCTTGTAAACCATGGCGATTCTTTTCTCGCTCTTATCTTTCTCTCTCCATCAAG GATGATGACTTAGAGAGGCCTTTGGCGCAAGAAAAATCTGATCAGCTTCTAAACTCAAGCCATGAACCATCGAGTAATAGCTTTTTAGAGAGTTCTCAGATGCAAACTGAAGGGAGATTTACTTCACATGGAGCACAAAGTCTAAAGTACAAACACAAGCTACCCCCTCGTATACCTCACTTGACTCAAG ATGATAGTTTGACCATAGATATAGGTGATATGGGAGAAGACCTTTTAGTTGGTCAAACCTTAAAGCGTCCGTTGTCGACAAGCCATATTTTTGAAGAGCAGAAACACACTTTAAAGAAAGGCCCTTATAGGGAATCAAGATCTAGGCCAGATGAGGTAGAAGTTCATAGAATTTTTGGAGATATTTTAGATCAAG GTGCAGGAACTTGCCTCTCCCTTGAAGTTATCAAAGGCCCAGCATGCGGGCTTCAGTGTTCATTGTTGTCTAGTGATATTTCTAAGCTTCCATTGACTCTTGGAAGGGTACCACCTAGTAACTTGTTACTGAAGGATTCAGAGGTTTCAGGAAAGCATGCTATGATAAATTGGAATTCCGAT AAAATGAAATGGGAACTGGTGGACATGGGTAGTCTTAATGGAACTCTTCTAAATGCAAAGGCCATACATCATCCTGATTTTGGAAGCAGAACTTGGGGTGAACCAGAGGAGCTTCTTAGTGGTGATATAATCACTCTTGGCACCACTTCTCAGATAAGA GTGCAAATTACGTCTCTGACTGAATCAGAGGTTTCATTTGGAGTTGGCATTGCGTCAGATCCCATGTCTACACGTCGTGGGGGAAAAAAGCTTCCCATGGAAGATGTCTGCTATTACAGATGTCCGCTTCCTGGGATAGAGCAG TTTGGACTTTTTGGTATTTGTGATGGACATGGTGGAGCAGTTGCAGCTCAGTCTGTGAGCAA AATTCTTCCGGAGAACGTATCAACTATTTTATTGGATTCCTTAAGAAGGGAAAGGGTTTTATCTCGGCAAGATGCATCTGATGTCCTTAGGGAAGCATTTTACCAAACTGAAGCATGTTTAAATCACTATTACGAG GGTTGTACTGCAACACTGCTTCTAATTTGGGGCGATGGTTATGACAGTTTCTTTGCTCAATGTGCCAATGTTGGAGACTCAGCTTGTGTTATGAA CGTTAATGGGAAACAGATTAATATGACAGAAGACCATAGGATTTCTAGCTATTCTGAGAAGCAACGTGTCAAGGAAATGGGATACCCATTAAAGGATGAGGACACTCGCCTGTGTG GTCTAAATCTCGGGAGGATGCTTGGTGACAAGTTTCTGAAGGAGCAGGATGCACGGTTTAGTTCAGAGCCCTATATAAGCCAAGTTGTCCGTATTGGTCAACCAAGTGGAGCCTTTGCAATATTGGCGAG TGACGGTTTGTGGGACGTCATCAGTGCAAAGAAGGCAAGTCAGCTCGTTCTCGAG GCAAAGGAGACATACTCTGCAGATAGGAAGGATTCTGCGCAGAAGATAGCGGAGTTCTTGTTAGACAAGGCTAAGAAATCGCTTACAAAAGATAACACCTCCATAGTTTATGTAGATTGTGACATTGCTTTGAGAACCTTGTGTAAATATGATTCTTGA
- the LOC130825144 gene encoding protein phosphatase 2C 70-like isoform X2, giving the protein MAESIVVVFIMLLLVLFLILLACKPWRFFSRSYLSLSIKDDDLERPLAQEKSDQLLNSSHEPSSNSFLESSQMQTEGRFTSHGAQSLKYKHKLPPRIPHLTQDDSLTIDIGDMGEDLLVGQTLKRPLSTSHIFEEQKHTLKKGPYRESRSRPDEVEVHRIFGDILDQGTCLSLEVIKGPACGLQCSLLSSDISKLPLTLGRVPPSNLLLKDSEVSGKHAMINWNSDKMKWELVDMGSLNGTLLNAKAIHHPDFGSRTWGEPEELLSGDIITLGTTSQIRVQITSLTESEVSFGVGIASDPMSTRRGGKKLPMEDVCYYRCPLPGIEQFGLFGICDGHGGAVAAQSVSKILPENVSTILLDSLRRERVLSRQDASDVLREAFYQTEACLNHYYEGCTATLLLIWGDGYDSFFAQCANVGDSACVMNVNGKQINMTEDHRISSYSEKQRVKEMGYPLKDEDTRLCGLNLGRMLGDKFLKEQDARFSSEPYISQVVRIGQPSGAFAILASDGLWDVISAKKASQLVLEAKETYSADRKDSAQKIAEFLLDKAKKSLTKDNTSIVYVDCDIALRTLCKYDS; this is encoded by the exons ATGGCGGAATCCATTGTCGTCGTCTTCATTATGCTTCTTCTGGTTCTCTTTCTAATCCTTCTTGCTTGTAAACCATGGCGATTCTTTTCTCGCTCTTATCTTTCTCTCTCCATCAAG GATGATGACTTAGAGAGGCCTTTGGCGCAAGAAAAATCTGATCAGCTTCTAAACTCAAGCCATGAACCATCGAGTAATAGCTTTTTAGAGAGTTCTCAGATGCAAACTGAAGGGAGATTTACTTCACATGGAGCACAAAGTCTAAAGTACAAACACAAGCTACCCCCTCGTATACCTCACTTGACTCAAG ATGATAGTTTGACCATAGATATAGGTGATATGGGAGAAGACCTTTTAGTTGGTCAAACCTTAAAGCGTCCGTTGTCGACAAGCCATATTTTTGAAGAGCAGAAACACACTTTAAAGAAAGGCCCTTATAGGGAATCAAGATCTAGGCCAGATGAGGTAGAAGTTCATAGAATTTTTGGAGATATTTTAGATCAAG GAACTTGCCTCTCCCTTGAAGTTATCAAAGGCCCAGCATGCGGGCTTCAGTGTTCATTGTTGTCTAGTGATATTTCTAAGCTTCCATTGACTCTTGGAAGGGTACCACCTAGTAACTTGTTACTGAAGGATTCAGAGGTTTCAGGAAAGCATGCTATGATAAATTGGAATTCCGAT AAAATGAAATGGGAACTGGTGGACATGGGTAGTCTTAATGGAACTCTTCTAAATGCAAAGGCCATACATCATCCTGATTTTGGAAGCAGAACTTGGGGTGAACCAGAGGAGCTTCTTAGTGGTGATATAATCACTCTTGGCACCACTTCTCAGATAAGA GTGCAAATTACGTCTCTGACTGAATCAGAGGTTTCATTTGGAGTTGGCATTGCGTCAGATCCCATGTCTACACGTCGTGGGGGAAAAAAGCTTCCCATGGAAGATGTCTGCTATTACAGATGTCCGCTTCCTGGGATAGAGCAG TTTGGACTTTTTGGTATTTGTGATGGACATGGTGGAGCAGTTGCAGCTCAGTCTGTGAGCAA AATTCTTCCGGAGAACGTATCAACTATTTTATTGGATTCCTTAAGAAGGGAAAGGGTTTTATCTCGGCAAGATGCATCTGATGTCCTTAGGGAAGCATTTTACCAAACTGAAGCATGTTTAAATCACTATTACGAG GGTTGTACTGCAACACTGCTTCTAATTTGGGGCGATGGTTATGACAGTTTCTTTGCTCAATGTGCCAATGTTGGAGACTCAGCTTGTGTTATGAA CGTTAATGGGAAACAGATTAATATGACAGAAGACCATAGGATTTCTAGCTATTCTGAGAAGCAACGTGTCAAGGAAATGGGATACCCATTAAAGGATGAGGACACTCGCCTGTGTG GTCTAAATCTCGGGAGGATGCTTGGTGACAAGTTTCTGAAGGAGCAGGATGCACGGTTTAGTTCAGAGCCCTATATAAGCCAAGTTGTCCGTATTGGTCAACCAAGTGGAGCCTTTGCAATATTGGCGAG TGACGGTTTGTGGGACGTCATCAGTGCAAAGAAGGCAAGTCAGCTCGTTCTCGAG GCAAAGGAGACATACTCTGCAGATAGGAAGGATTCTGCGCAGAAGATAGCGGAGTTCTTGTTAGACAAGGCTAAGAAATCGCTTACAAAAGATAACACCTCCATAGTTTATGTAGATTGTGACATTGCTTTGAGAACCTTGTGTAAATATGATTCTTGA
- the LOC130825144 gene encoding protein phosphatase 2C 70-like isoform X5: MQTEGRFTSHGAQSLKYKHKLPPRIPHLTQDDSLTIDIGDMGEDLLVGQTLKRPLSTSHIFEEQKHTLKKGPYRESRSRPDEVEVHRIFGDILDQGAGTCLSLEVIKGPACGLQCSLLSSDISKLPLTLGRVPPSNLLLKDSEVSGKHAMINWNSDKMKWELVDMGSLNGTLLNAKAIHHPDFGSRTWGEPEELLSGDIITLGTTSQIRVQITSLTESEVSFGVGIASDPMSTRRGGKKLPMEDVCYYRCPLPGIEQFGLFGICDGHGGAVAAQSVSKILPENVSTILLDSLRRERVLSRQDASDVLREAFYQTEACLNHYYEGCTATLLLIWGDGYDSFFAQCANVGDSACVMNVNGKQINMTEDHRISSYSEKQRVKEMGYPLKDEDTRLCGLNLGRMLGDKFLKEQDARFSSEPYISQVVRIGQPSGAFAILASDGLWDVISAKKASQLVLEAKETYSADRKDSAQKIAEFLLDKAKKSLTKDNTSIVYVDCDIALRTLCKYDS; the protein is encoded by the exons ATGCAAACTGAAGGGAGATTTACTTCACATGGAGCACAAAGTCTAAAGTACAAACACAAGCTACCCCCTCGTATACCTCACTTGACTCAAG ATGATAGTTTGACCATAGATATAGGTGATATGGGAGAAGACCTTTTAGTTGGTCAAACCTTAAAGCGTCCGTTGTCGACAAGCCATATTTTTGAAGAGCAGAAACACACTTTAAAGAAAGGCCCTTATAGGGAATCAAGATCTAGGCCAGATGAGGTAGAAGTTCATAGAATTTTTGGAGATATTTTAGATCAAG GTGCAGGAACTTGCCTCTCCCTTGAAGTTATCAAAGGCCCAGCATGCGGGCTTCAGTGTTCATTGTTGTCTAGTGATATTTCTAAGCTTCCATTGACTCTTGGAAGGGTACCACCTAGTAACTTGTTACTGAAGGATTCAGAGGTTTCAGGAAAGCATGCTATGATAAATTGGAATTCCGAT AAAATGAAATGGGAACTGGTGGACATGGGTAGTCTTAATGGAACTCTTCTAAATGCAAAGGCCATACATCATCCTGATTTTGGAAGCAGAACTTGGGGTGAACCAGAGGAGCTTCTTAGTGGTGATATAATCACTCTTGGCACCACTTCTCAGATAAGA GTGCAAATTACGTCTCTGACTGAATCAGAGGTTTCATTTGGAGTTGGCATTGCGTCAGATCCCATGTCTACACGTCGTGGGGGAAAAAAGCTTCCCATGGAAGATGTCTGCTATTACAGATGTCCGCTTCCTGGGATAGAGCAG TTTGGACTTTTTGGTATTTGTGATGGACATGGTGGAGCAGTTGCAGCTCAGTCTGTGAGCAA AATTCTTCCGGAGAACGTATCAACTATTTTATTGGATTCCTTAAGAAGGGAAAGGGTTTTATCTCGGCAAGATGCATCTGATGTCCTTAGGGAAGCATTTTACCAAACTGAAGCATGTTTAAATCACTATTACGAG GGTTGTACTGCAACACTGCTTCTAATTTGGGGCGATGGTTATGACAGTTTCTTTGCTCAATGTGCCAATGTTGGAGACTCAGCTTGTGTTATGAA CGTTAATGGGAAACAGATTAATATGACAGAAGACCATAGGATTTCTAGCTATTCTGAGAAGCAACGTGTCAAGGAAATGGGATACCCATTAAAGGATGAGGACACTCGCCTGTGTG GTCTAAATCTCGGGAGGATGCTTGGTGACAAGTTTCTGAAGGAGCAGGATGCACGGTTTAGTTCAGAGCCCTATATAAGCCAAGTTGTCCGTATTGGTCAACCAAGTGGAGCCTTTGCAATATTGGCGAG TGACGGTTTGTGGGACGTCATCAGTGCAAAGAAGGCAAGTCAGCTCGTTCTCGAG GCAAAGGAGACATACTCTGCAGATAGGAAGGATTCTGCGCAGAAGATAGCGGAGTTCTTGTTAGACAAGGCTAAGAAATCGCTTACAAAAGATAACACCTCCATAGTTTATGTAGATTGTGACATTGCTTTGAGAACCTTGTGTAAATATGATTCTTGA
- the LOC130825144 gene encoding protein phosphatase 2C 70-like isoform X3 yields MAESIVVVFIMLLLVLFLILLACKPWRFFSRSYLSLSIKDDDLERPLAQEKSDQLLNSSHEPSSNSFLESSQMQTEGRFTSHGAQSLKYKHKLPPRIPHLTQDIGDMGEDLLVGQTLKRPLSTSHIFEEQKHTLKKGPYRESRSRPDEVEVHRIFGDILDQGAGTCLSLEVIKGPACGLQCSLLSSDISKLPLTLGRVPPSNLLLKDSEVSGKHAMINWNSDKMKWELVDMGSLNGTLLNAKAIHHPDFGSRTWGEPEELLSGDIITLGTTSQIRVQITSLTESEVSFGVGIASDPMSTRRGGKKLPMEDVCYYRCPLPGIEQFGLFGICDGHGGAVAAQSVSKILPENVSTILLDSLRRERVLSRQDASDVLREAFYQTEACLNHYYEGCTATLLLIWGDGYDSFFAQCANVGDSACVMNVNGKQINMTEDHRISSYSEKQRVKEMGYPLKDEDTRLCGLNLGRMLGDKFLKEQDARFSSEPYISQVVRIGQPSGAFAILASDGLWDVISAKKASQLVLEAKETYSADRKDSAQKIAEFLLDKAKKSLTKDNTSIVYVDCDIALRTLCKYDS; encoded by the exons ATGGCGGAATCCATTGTCGTCGTCTTCATTATGCTTCTTCTGGTTCTCTTTCTAATCCTTCTTGCTTGTAAACCATGGCGATTCTTTTCTCGCTCTTATCTTTCTCTCTCCATCAAG GATGATGACTTAGAGAGGCCTTTGGCGCAAGAAAAATCTGATCAGCTTCTAAACTCAAGCCATGAACCATCGAGTAATAGCTTTTTAGAGAGTTCTCAGATGCAAACTGAAGGGAGATTTACTTCACATGGAGCACAAAGTCTAAAGTACAAACACAAGCTACCCCCTCGTATACCTCACTTGACTCAAG ATATAGGTGATATGGGAGAAGACCTTTTAGTTGGTCAAACCTTAAAGCGTCCGTTGTCGACAAGCCATATTTTTGAAGAGCAGAAACACACTTTAAAGAAAGGCCCTTATAGGGAATCAAGATCTAGGCCAGATGAGGTAGAAGTTCATAGAATTTTTGGAGATATTTTAGATCAAG GTGCAGGAACTTGCCTCTCCCTTGAAGTTATCAAAGGCCCAGCATGCGGGCTTCAGTGTTCATTGTTGTCTAGTGATATTTCTAAGCTTCCATTGACTCTTGGAAGGGTACCACCTAGTAACTTGTTACTGAAGGATTCAGAGGTTTCAGGAAAGCATGCTATGATAAATTGGAATTCCGAT AAAATGAAATGGGAACTGGTGGACATGGGTAGTCTTAATGGAACTCTTCTAAATGCAAAGGCCATACATCATCCTGATTTTGGAAGCAGAACTTGGGGTGAACCAGAGGAGCTTCTTAGTGGTGATATAATCACTCTTGGCACCACTTCTCAGATAAGA GTGCAAATTACGTCTCTGACTGAATCAGAGGTTTCATTTGGAGTTGGCATTGCGTCAGATCCCATGTCTACACGTCGTGGGGGAAAAAAGCTTCCCATGGAAGATGTCTGCTATTACAGATGTCCGCTTCCTGGGATAGAGCAG TTTGGACTTTTTGGTATTTGTGATGGACATGGTGGAGCAGTTGCAGCTCAGTCTGTGAGCAA AATTCTTCCGGAGAACGTATCAACTATTTTATTGGATTCCTTAAGAAGGGAAAGGGTTTTATCTCGGCAAGATGCATCTGATGTCCTTAGGGAAGCATTTTACCAAACTGAAGCATGTTTAAATCACTATTACGAG GGTTGTACTGCAACACTGCTTCTAATTTGGGGCGATGGTTATGACAGTTTCTTTGCTCAATGTGCCAATGTTGGAGACTCAGCTTGTGTTATGAA CGTTAATGGGAAACAGATTAATATGACAGAAGACCATAGGATTTCTAGCTATTCTGAGAAGCAACGTGTCAAGGAAATGGGATACCCATTAAAGGATGAGGACACTCGCCTGTGTG GTCTAAATCTCGGGAGGATGCTTGGTGACAAGTTTCTGAAGGAGCAGGATGCACGGTTTAGTTCAGAGCCCTATATAAGCCAAGTTGTCCGTATTGGTCAACCAAGTGGAGCCTTTGCAATATTGGCGAG TGACGGTTTGTGGGACGTCATCAGTGCAAAGAAGGCAAGTCAGCTCGTTCTCGAG GCAAAGGAGACATACTCTGCAGATAGGAAGGATTCTGCGCAGAAGATAGCGGAGTTCTTGTTAGACAAGGCTAAGAAATCGCTTACAAAAGATAACACCTCCATAGTTTATGTAGATTGTGACATTGCTTTGAGAACCTTGTGTAAATATGATTCTTGA